The genomic segment TGGGGGAGTGGGGGAGTGGCGGAGAGGGGGAGTGGGGGAGTGGGAGAGTGGGGAAAAACTTTTTGTGTCGGCTACTCGACATCGCAATCGGGCATAATAATTTCGACTTCTCGCAATCGACGCGAAGTATACCCAATTAAACCGATCGCCAACAAACATATCGAACTGATAACGTACAAAAGCGCCATCCCAGCACCAGCTTTGTTGCCGAATATACCCCCAAAAATGACAGCGAGACTACCTCCCGGCTTCATAGCTGGCTCAAAAACATAGTCTGCCAGGGGCCCAGCTACAGAATAGCCTAATGTTGATGCCATCAGAACACTCATAGAGCGAATGGCAAAAACGCGCCCTTGCACTTGAGGTTTAACCTTGGCTAACCAGATAGCATCGCTGCAACTACCAAGCATAGGGAAATTGATCGACGAACAAAATTGTGCGGGAATCCAGATCCATAAGATCTGAGCAAATCCAAACACTATTTTGCTCATTCCCACGGCGATCGTACCCAGCAAAAATCCCTGTATCCGGCGCTTGGGGCCACCCAAAGTACTCATGAGCAACGCTCCCACAACGCCGCTCGCTCCGGCGACTGAAGCTACAGTAGCTAATACTCTAGCATCGTTACCAGTGCGTGCCAAAATCATGGGTGCATAAAGTGAAGCACCAAAGTCATGGGCAAACCAAAATAAGGATATAAATACCAACATAGCTAGCAGGCTGGGTCGTGCGACAATGTAACGCCAGCCAAACCAAATTTCTTTGTAGATATTTGGGTGACTGAAGCTTTCAGTTTCTGTAATATTCGGTTGGGGAATAGGTACGAGTAGCAAGGTAGCGATCGCGATCGCAAAAGTAGCAATATCGACGATTAAAATACCCATAAAGCCGATAGTTGGATAGCAAGTACCAGCTAAAGCCGGTGCGACGATACTGGAACCGTAACTTGCCAAAAAGCTGATACTGCTAGCGCGACTGTACTGCTGTTTTGGCACCATTGTTGATATAGCTGCTAAATATGCCAGTTCTTGGATTTCCTCAAAAGAACCGTTGATAGTAGCAGTTACGTAGAGATGCCAGATTTGCAGATTGCCGGTCAGATAAAGCAGTACGATCGCGATCGCGGATAGACCCGCAACCGTATCGCCCAGCATCATCAGCACTTTCCGGCTAAAGCGATCGACAATTACTCCCGCAAACGGCGCTATCAATATGCGCGGTAGTTGGTTAAACAAACCAAATAAAGCTAATGCTGTGGCGTGACCTGTCATTTCCCACGCCCAGATAGTCATGGCAAAGCTAGTCATTTGGCTACCAATAATAGAAGCTGTTTGACCGCTCCAAACTAAAATAAATTTCCGCATTTGTAAGTAACTGGGCGTAAATAAACAAAAGATAATTTTTAGGGTAGGCATTGCCTGCCATAGGGGCTGTCAGAGGGTTATATTGTGTCTGGTAGCATCGGTAGTACATGAATGATGTTGAGGATTGTCTGCATCGAATCTGTGGTTAAATTTTTACCACAGATGAAAACAGATAAACACAGATGAACACAGATAGGATTGCAATTTTTTTCGGTTACCGATGCAACCGGGGATGATATTACGGGCGTTTTGTGGGCATTGCCCACCCTACGTTTAATTCTGTCTGATTTAGTACGGCGAATTGAGTTGGGATTGATGTGTTATTTGAAAGTAAAATATGCGATCGATCGAAATCAAAACCAAGGCCATTCATTAACCCAGAAGTAATCTTCTTCCGGATATCGTTTAGTTTTTTGGGTTACTTTGATTGCGGCTTGACGACGAGCGATCGACCACTTACGGTGACGCCATAATACAAAGCCGGTGATAAACAAACCGATGGGTGCCAAACCTACCAATACATAGATAATCCGCATTCCCAATCCGCCATAACTACCGATATGTAAGGGGTAAAGAGAATACAGGATCTTAGTTGCTAAAGGGCCTTTATGAGCGGTGTTAACGCGCAAAACTTTACCGCTATATTGGTCAACATAAATCTGGCTATCGCTACTCGCACTACTCAGGGAAGTGTCTTGGGAAAACCTTTTCCCGACTCTATACAAACCTGTAGAATCTGCTGGGATATTGACCCAAATTGTTTGAGCTACTGGTAAAGCTTTATTGGCATTTTGTAAGATGCGATCGACTGGCAAAGTTTGTCGATCGGCAGCCGGGTTAGATTTGGTAGGAACAACAGGTAATGAAGTGGATGTGAGCGCGTAAACAGCTTGTTCAAACTGAGAGAAAAAGCTCATTGCTACCCCGGTAGATACAATGAGCAGAAGAAAAGCAACCGACAGCATACCCAATACTTTGTGGATATCGTAATTGAGTAATTTTGAGGGAGCTTTCCACCTAATCTTAAATCCTTGGATAAATTTCCGCCAACCAGTCCACAGAACAAGTCCGCTTACGCATAATACTAGCAGCAGAATACCGCAAATACCTACAACTAGCGAGCCTATTTCGCCGGCTAGAAAGTTTATATGTAATTCGACCAAAAAATTCATCAGAGTTTTTTCTTTCAGGCGCGAACCGAGGAGCGAACCATTGTAGGGATTGACGTAAACAAAAACTACCTGTTTGTCCTTAGATTCGCTCCATACTCTGTAAACGGCGGTGGGATTTTGAGGAATATCGATCGAGTCGATTTTCAGATTTGGATAAACAGAGTTAACCCGATTTACTACATATTGTAAAGATACCCGTTCTGGTTGTGGAACTACTTGTAATAACTGCGGATTTAGGAAGCGATCGATTTCATTACCAAATACCAATAAACTGCCAGTCAAGCAGATGGCAATCAGCAATATTCCCACCGTTACACCGATATATCGGTGCAGAACTAATGCCAGTTTACGTAATTTCATATCGAAACTTTAGTACATGAGTGATGCGAAAAATTGTCTGTTGGAATTAAGGGATAAATTTTTACCGCAGATGAGAGCAGATAAACGCAGATGAACGCAGATAAGAGAGCAGATAAGAGAGGTTTTTTAGGAAATCGATGCTATCGGATATGATATAACACATTAAACAGAGGTATGTTGTTGCACTTTAGCGCTAAAGCGCAACAACGTACCTAGAAATCAGTCTTTGTTTTGTGTCACTTGCATAAATCCTATATACTCCATCCGCATCCGATTCATCTGCGTACCCTTCGGGAAGGCTATCGCCTACATCTGCGTTTATCTGCTTACATCTGCGGTAAAAAAAATCAAAGATTTGGATTTCCGCAAAATGTCAAAACTCCAAACCAATTGTCGCCTGCACCGTCAAAGGCGCACCGGGGAAAACGCGCAGAGGGCCATTAGAAGCCTCATAATATCTAATGTCAAACAAATTCTTGACATTCAAACCGACTTTAAAGTTATCTCTTCTGTAGTAAAGAGCAGCATCGGTGCGAAAATAATCCGGTAGATAAAAACTATTGTCAAGATCTCCGGGACGTTCTCCTACATAGAAGAAACCCAAGCCGAAACCCAAACCGCGCAGATTTCCCCTTTGAAGTTCATAAGTTGCAAACAAACCAGCGCTATGTTTTGGGACGTTATCGAGTCGATTGCCAACTGGCAAGGCATTATCTTCAGTAATGGTGGCATCTGTATAAGCGTAAGAAGCAATTACTTTCAATCCTGGCAAGATTTCACCAGTTACATCTAACTCAACACCCCGGCTTCTTTGTTCGCCAGTTTGGATGGAAAAGTTAGCATCTCTGGGATCTGGTGTGAGAACGTTTTGGCGAGTCAACTGGTAAATAGCAAATGTGGAAGAAAGTCGGCCATCTAAAAGATCGGCTTTGACGCCTACTTCATACTGAGTGCCTGTTTCCGGCTTAAATAGTTCATTATTGAAGCCTGTACCGATTACAGGATTAAAAGAACGGCTGAAGCTGGCGTAGAGAGAAATCGGTTCGATCGGCTGATATACGATACCTACCCGTGGACTGAATGATTCTTCGGATTGTTTTGTTTCTGTATTGGCTAATTTATCGGTTAGCTGCTGTTCGTAGAAGTCAAAACGTCCGCCCAATATCAATTTAAATTTATCGAAAATCGATATTCGATCTTGGACGTAAAAGCCTGCCGATCGCGTCAGGGTAGCATTATCAAGACTGAAGGTAATTTCGCCGTTAGGGGAGCCATACACCGGGTTAAAAAGGTCGAGCGGTGCAATATCCCCAAAGTCGAATTTATTTTTGTAGTTGTTTTCCCTAAATAGCTCTACTCCAACGAGTAACTTATGATCGATCGGCCCTGTGGAAAAGTTACCGATTAAATCGGTTGCCATTATCTCGTTATCTGTACCGCTACTGCCTGTAGAGTAACCGCGAGTGAGAGTTCGGTTATCGGGTTCGAGGCTATTCGGGAAAAAACTATCTTGCTCGTAGGAAAACAGGGTAACCCGGAAACTATTTCGCAACGACCAATTTTCGCTGAAGCGATGCTCTAAATTGTATCCCAGTCTGTTAGCGTTGTTATCGATAAAATCTCGATTGGGTTCGGCGATATTGCGTTCGATCGGGATCTTGCCATTTGGGTTGGGAAGTACTGTACCTACCGCTGGCAAACCGCGATAGTTGGGAAAGCTCGATCGAATAAACTCTCCTTCCAGGGTTAGCTTTGTATCCTCAGTAATATCCCAACTTACTACGGGCGCAAAAAATAAGCGCTCGATTTGAGTAAAATCAACGAAGGTATTTGAATTTTCGTAAGAAGCATTGAATCGATAGAGGGAATTTCGGCTGCGGTTGAGCGGGCCACTCAAATCTATGGCTCCGCGATAAAAGCTAAAATTTCCAATGCTAAATTCAGCAGCATAAAACGGATCGGGTAGCGGTCTTTTTGTGACTAGGTTGATTACACCGCCGGGACTGCCTTGACCGAACAAAACTGATGCTGGCCCTTTGAGGACTTCTAATCTTTCCAGGTTTGCGGTTTCAGATGGAATTTGAGTGTTAGTGGAATCCCTTAAACCATTTCGGAGAATATTTGTGCTTTCAAAACCTCTAATATTAAAGGTTTCAAATGTGCTAATGGATGAACTGGTGGGATTGACGCCGCTGGTGCTTCTGACTGCTTCTTCTACGCGGGTGACTTGTCGATCTTCGAGTACCTGCTGGGGAACAACCTGAACTGCTTGGGGTACGTCCCGCAATGGCGTATCTGTGCGAGTTCCCGCAGTTGCAGAAGGCGCTCGATATCCTGTTTCGTCTGCTTCAGCGATCACAATCAGTTCAACCGATCGTTCTCTGGGAGGCTGAACCCTTGGGGAAGTGGGTTGGGTTGGTTGAACTTGAGTGACCGGTTCTCCTGTTGGGGAAGTCGGTTGAGTTGGTTGAACTTGAGTGACCGGTTCTCCTGTTGGGGAAGTCGGTTGAGTTGGTTGAACTTGAGTGACCGATTCTCCTGTTGGGGAAGTCGGTTGAGTTGGTTGAACTTGAGTGACCGGTTCTCGTGTTGGGGAAGTCGGCTGAGTTGGTTGAACTTGAGTGACCGATTCTCGTGTTGGAGAAGTCGGCTGAGTTGGTTGAACTTGAGTGACCGGTTCTCCTGTTGGAGAAGTGGGTTGAGTTGGTTGAACTTGAGTGACCGGTTCTCGTGTTGGGGAAGTTGGTTGAGTTGCTGTACCGGATGCAGTATTCAAACTGACAACTAAACCCCGATTTTGGGAAGTCACTTGTGCGGTGGGTACATCCGCTGCTCCGATAACTTTAACTCTGATACTGTTGATATCCAGTCGGGTAACTTCTATCGATCGAATTCCCGGTGCGGGATTGTCTTGGCGAAAGGAATCTCCTTCTGGCAAACGCAATTGCGCGGTAATAATATCGGCAAAAAAGGTTTCGCCATACTTGCCGGTGAAGGCTTGTAGCGGTTTACCATCGATCGTTTCTAAGATGACCTCAATGCCATTGGGTGTCGGGTTGAGCTTTACGGCAGTTACTTGCGCGATTTGCGCCTTTGCAGGCGCTGCGACTAACACCGATACGGCTCCTGCAAACCCAAGCGCATTGAGGAATTGCAGTTGTTTCACTCAAATCTCCTCACATACAACAAGCGGATCGGATAGCGCTCTGCTCCACCGCACAGGCGATGCTGCACTGTGCGTGAATTGTCGCGCTACCAGCTAAACAGGAATAATTCTTAACTGATTGAGTTTTCTACTTGCTAATTAATTTCAAGTAAATGCAACAGATATTCATTAAGCAGTAAGGGTGTGTACTTTGTCAAGGCTCCTCATCCCGGAATTGGAATTCATCTGATTTCCATCTAGAAGCGGTATGAATCTTCCCAAAGATAGATTGTTTATTTGAGCAAAGCCTAATATAAACAAAGGTTTTGGGTATCCCGTTTTCGGCAGTTGTCTATCTGGCTGGCGATCGCTCTTGTTGCCTTTAACTTGCCAATAACATTAGTTTAACTTATCAAAAAGTCCAGAAGCATTTGCAAATATTTTGCGTAACTACTTGCTAATAACTGAGAATATTGCTTATGCTTAGTGAAAATTAATTGCGAATTAATTGCAAAAGCTTAAAGTAGTTGCTGAGAGGTATGTTGTTGCGCTGTCTTCGCTAGGCTGCGGTTTCTCACCCGTTGGTGATGTGCAAAAAATTTCTCCGCGTCCCCGCGCCCGTCTCAACCAACTACTTATGACCGCACCCTTTGTCTTGTGACACTTGGGTAAGTCCTCAAAAAAATCTTCCAAAACCAGTGCAGTGAAAGAAGCCAACACCACCCGCTTCTGACTGACTCGATCGTTGTGGCGTTCTCGATAGCACCGAAGAAAATGACCGATTCTGACAATGACTCTGCAAAACTCCCCGTAGGTTGTACCTCTTTCGCGGACATCTTGCGGTATAGGGCTTTACATCAACCTCAGCAACGCGCTTTTACCTTTTTGCAAGAGGTTGAAGGCGAGGAAACGAGTTTAACTTATCAAGAATTCGATCGCCGCAGTCGAGCGATCGCATCTCAACTACAGAGTTTGGGTTTAAGTGGGGAACGCGCTTTGCTGCTTTACCCGCCGGGATTGGATTATTTGGCGGCTTTTTTCGGTTGTTTGTATGCGGGAGTGATAGCTGTTCCCGCTTATCCGCCGCGCAACAAACGCAACACGCCCAGGATAAAGGCGATCGCATCTGACGCACAAGCAGCGATCGCGCTTACTACATCGGCGATCGAATCTAAAGTCAAATCCCTGCTAGAAGAAGAAATCGGGACAGAAACTTTACAATGGCTGACTACAGATAATCTCGATCCAAACATAGAAGATTATTGGCAAAAACCCTTTATTGAAGCGAATACATTAGCTTTTTTGCAATATACTTCCGGTTCTACAGGAGAGCCGAAAGGGGTAATGGTGAGTCACGGCAACTTGTTGCACAACGCCGCAGTGACTTATCGTTTAATGGAACATTCGCCAAACAGTAAATTTATTTCTTGGTTGCCGACTTATCACGATATGGGATTGATCGGTGGGATATTGCAACCTTTATATGGAGGATTTCCTTGCATTTTAATGTCGCCGACATCTTTTTTGCAGCGTCCCTATCGGTGGTTGCAGGCGATTTCCCACTATCGAGGTACTACCAGCGGTGGCCCTAATTTTGCTTACGAATTGTGTATTGAAAAAATTACACCAGAACAACGCCAGACGCTCGATTTAAGCAGTTGGAATGTGGCTTTTAACGGTGCGGAACCAGTCCGTCACGATACTTTAGAGAGATTTTCTGCTACTTTTGCCGAGTGTGGATTTCGCCGGGAAGCTTTTTATCCCTGTTACGGGATGGCGGAAGCAACTTTGATGGTTGCTGGTGGAATTAAGAGATTTTCACCAACTATTAAAAGTGTTCGGGCGAGTGCGCTGGAATGCGATCGCGCGATCGAAGTTGAAGGTGAAAATGAGGATATCCGAAGTTTTGTCAGTTGCGGTCAAAGTATCCCAGACCAGGAGATTGCGATCGTGCATCCGGAAAAATTAACTCGTTGTTTACCGGATGAAGTCGGTGAAATTTGGGTATCTGGGCCAAGTGTAGCCCAAGGTTATTGGCATCGCACTCAAGAAACAGAAGAAAATTTCCGCGCCTATTTAGCAGATAGCAAACAAGATGCCTGCACCACAGGGCCTTTTTTGCGAACTGGGGATTTGGGATTTTGCCAAAATGGCGAACTTTTCGTCACGGGAAGAAGCAAAGATTTAATTATCATACGCGGTCGCAACCTCTATCCGACTGACATCGAACTAAGCGCAGAACGCAGTCATCCAGAATTGCGATCGAGTAGCGGTGCGGCATTTGCTGTCGAAATTGGCAATGAAGAACAATTGGTAGTCGTACAAGAATTGCAGTTTCGATCGAAAGCGAATGTCGAGGAAGTTATCGCCGCAATTCGCAAAGCTGTCTCGGAAGAACATGAGGTACAAGTTTATGCTGTGGTGCTGATTAAAGCGGGTAGTATTCCTAAAACTTCCAGCGGTAAAATTCAACGTCGTGCTTGTCGGTCAGAATTTTTGGCAGGCAAGTTGGATGTCTTGGGTAGCAGTATTCTGAATTGTGGGGAAAAGGGAGAAGATGCTACTCGCCTGAATCGAGAAGCAATCTTAACAATTGCGGCGATCGATCGCCAATCAATACTGGAATCTTACCTTCAGGAACAAGTCGATCGAGTGCTGGGAATAGCGCCAGCTTCTGCGGACAAACAGCAACCTTTGAGCAGTTTCGGTCTGGATTCTTTAAAAGTTTTTGAGTTAAAAAACCGCATTGAGGGCGATTTTCAAGTAGCCGTATCTGTGGCAGATTTGTTCGAGGGTGCGAGTATTTCGATGTTGGCAACGCAGATACTCGCTCAAATAACGGCGGGAGAAACAAAATCCTTAGTGCCTATCTCTCCAGTTGGCAATATTGCGACAGAATATCCTCTTTCTTTCGCTCAACAGAGATTGTGGTTTATCAATAAGTTAGAGCCAA from the Aerosakkonema funiforme FACHB-1375 genome contains:
- a CDS encoding MFS transporter translates to MRKFILVWSGQTASIIGSQMTSFAMTIWAWEMTGHATALALFGLFNQLPRILIAPFAGVIVDRFSRKVLMMLGDTVAGLSAIAIVLLYLTGNLQIWHLYVTATINGSFEEIQELAYLAAISTMVPKQQYSRASSISFLASYGSSIVAPALAGTCYPTIGFMGILIVDIATFAIAIATLLLVPIPQPNITETESFSHPNIYKEIWFGWRYIVARPSLLAMLVFISLFWFAHDFGASLYAPMILARTGNDARVLATVASVAGASGVVGALLMSTLGGPKRRIQGFLLGTIAVGMSKIVFGFAQILWIWIPAQFCSSINFPMLGSCSDAIWLAKVKPQVQGRVFAIRSMSVLMASTLGYSVAGPLADYVFEPAMKPGGSLAVIFGGIFGNKAGAGMALLYVISSICLLAIGLIGYTSRRLREVEIIMPDCDVE
- a CDS encoding TonB-dependent siderophore receptor, giving the protein MKQLQFLNALGFAGAVSVLVAAPAKAQIAQVTAVKLNPTPNGIEVILETIDGKPLQAFTGKYGETFFADIITAQLRLPEGDSFRQDNPAPGIRSIEVTRLDINSIRVKVIGAADVPTAQVTSQNRGLVVSLNTASGTATQPTSPTREPVTQVQPTQPTSPTGEPVTQVQPTQPTSPTRESVTQVQPTQPTSPTREPVTQVQPTQPTSPTGESVTQVQPTQPTSPTGEPVTQVQPTQPTSPTGEPVTQVQPTQPTSPRVQPPRERSVELIVIAEADETGYRAPSATAGTRTDTPLRDVPQAVQVVPQQVLEDRQVTRVEEAVRSTSGVNPTSSSISTFETFNIRGFESTNILRNGLRDSTNTQIPSETANLERLEVLKGPASVLFGQGSPGGVINLVTKRPLPDPFYAAEFSIGNFSFYRGAIDLSGPLNRSRNSLYRFNASYENSNTFVDFTQIERLFFAPVVSWDITEDTKLTLEGEFIRSSFPNYRGLPAVGTVLPNPNGKIPIERNIAEPNRDFIDNNANRLGYNLEHRFSENWSLRNSFRVTLFSYEQDSFFPNSLEPDNRTLTRGYSTGSSGTDNEIMATDLIGNFSTGPIDHKLLVGVELFRENNYKNKFDFGDIAPLDLFNPVYGSPNGEITFSLDNATLTRSAGFYVQDRISIFDKFKLILGGRFDFYEQQLTDKLANTETKQSEESFSPRVGIVYQPIEPISLYASFSRSFNPVIGTGFNNELFKPETGTQYEVGVKADLLDGRLSSTFAIYQLTRQNVLTPDPRDANFSIQTGEQRSRGVELDVTGEILPGLKVIASYAYTDATITEDNALPVGNRLDNVPKHSAGLFATYELQRGNLRGLGFGLGFFYVGERPGDLDNSFYLPDYFRTDAALYYRRDNFKVGLNVKNLFDIRYYEASNGPLRVFPGAPLTVQATIGLEF
- a CDS encoding PepSY-associated TM helix domain-containing protein → MKLRKLALVLHRYIGVTVGILLIAICLTGSLLVFGNEIDRFLNPQLLQVVPQPERVSLQYVVNRVNSVYPNLKIDSIDIPQNPTAVYRVWSESKDKQVVFVYVNPYNGSLLGSRLKEKTLMNFLVELHINFLAGEIGSLVVGICGILLLVLCVSGLVLWTGWRKFIQGFKIRWKAPSKLLNYDIHKVLGMLSVAFLLLIVSTGVAMSFFSQFEQAVYALTSTSLPVVPTKSNPAADRQTLPVDRILQNANKALPVAQTIWVNIPADSTGLYRVGKRFSQDTSLSSASSDSQIYVDQYSGKVLRVNTAHKGPLATKILYSLYPLHIGSYGGLGMRIIYVLVGLAPIGLFITGFVLWRHRKWSIARRQAAIKVTQKTKRYPEEDYFWVNEWPWF